Proteins encoded by one window of Salvia splendens isolate huo1 chromosome 5, SspV2, whole genome shotgun sequence:
- the LOC121802272 gene encoding umecyanin-like, with protein MELGGGFVLCVVLLAAVVGRANAAIYNVGDNLGWNVPSSVDEYSSWASRHVFTRGDVLTFNFETEKHDVAEVRKEEYDECSSNDPIEKSNSAPWNTTLNSTGEHYYICTVGSDCSSGQKLAINVAAPSPTTPPSPPMLPTPRLGNSATLPTLSATLAVLVSVAFAVIM; from the exons ATGGAATTGGGTGGTGGATTTGTTTTGTGCGTGGTGCTGCTGGCCGCGGTCGTCGGAAGAGCTAACGCCGCCATTTATAATGTCGGAGATAATCTAGGATGGAATGTTCCCAGTAGCGTCGATGAGTACTCCAGTTGGGCTAGTCGCCATGTTTTTACACGTGGAGATGTTCTCa CGTTCAATTTCGAGACAGAGAAACATGATGTGGCAGAAGTGAGAAAGGAAGAGTACGATGAGTGCAGCTCCAACGACCCCATTGAGAAGTCTAACTCTGCGCCGTGGAACACGACTCTCAACTCCACCGGAGAACACTACTACATTTGTACCGTTGGCAGTGACTGCTCCTCCGGCCAGAAGTTGGCTATCAACGTCGCTGCCCCTTCTCCGACAACTCCTCCTTCCCCCCCTATGCTCCCAACCCCGCGTCTAGGAAACTCCGCTACGCTTCCAACTCTCAGTGCTACCTTGGCGGTGCTAGTCTCAGTTGCCTTTGCGGTCATCATGTAG